From Micromonospora echinospora, one genomic window encodes:
- a CDS encoding type I polyketide synthase, with protein MSELQERLANLPPKRLALLVLDLQKRLDAQKRSAPEPIAVVGVGCRFPGGVDSPAAYWDVLTQGVDTVGEVPADRWDVDAFFDADPDAPGKMYTRAGHFLAGVDGFDAGFFGVSPREAVSLDPQQRLLLEVAWAALEDAGQVPARLAGSRTGVFVGIGTDDYSLLLRSADPAGMDAYTGTGNAFSVAAGRLSYLLGLQGPSMAVDTACSSSLVAVHLACRSLRSGESDLALAAGVHLVLTPEGTIYLSRTKALSPDGRCKTFDASADGYGRGEGCGVVVLKRLSDAQRDGDRVLAVIRGSAVNHDGPSSGLTVPNGLAQQELIRAALADAGVAPGDVDYVEAHGTGTSLGDPIEVDALAAALGRDRPADGPLLVGSVKTNIGHLEAAAGIAGLIKVVLALRHEQVPSHLHLRTPNPHIPWDRIPIEVATGTRTWPRGGKPRVAGVSSFGMSGTNAHLVVAEAPAVPETTEARTPNRSAYVLPLSARDDAALRVVAQRYADLLDGADAPDLASVCAAAAVTRSHFPHRLAVVAPDSTTAVSRLRGWLAGAEDRSVVHGVVPVGRRPRVGWLFTGQGAQFVGMARALYDSEPVFRAELDRCAELLAADLERPLLDVLFPADGTDVLDRTGFTQPVLFALEWALARLWRHWGVEPDVVLGHSVGELVAACVAGVLTLEDGLRLVAARGRLMQALPAGGSMAAVPLPENEVRPLLDGTGLVVAAVNGPVETVIAGPADVLDAVRAKFTADGVKTTALHVSHAFHSPLMAPMIPAFRATVQGISPQGPRCTVVSNVTGEVADTGYGSADYWIEHVSAPVRFADGMRAVLAQGCDVVQEVGPHPVLLAAGRQCVDDDGSVRWLPSLRRGRDDRQQLLTAVAGLYAQGVDLDWKAITDGIPTRTVELPLYPFQRQRYWSPAASRRPRNLPVGDGGHPLLGRNLSSPALTGTVYETVLNPLSHPLLTEHRIYDQIVVPGAHHLVMLAAAVEGRNAAPALTDVVFPQPMLLGAEEDRIVQVVLAPSAEQDGPIQLVSRSADEQTWTTHATGTLGEAPPADDEAHETPTAIRERCAPDPDYVDWFYDTGWRDGLELESGFRWQSRIWRRDGEALCQMRAVWDTDRHERYALHPGLVDASFQIVGATLPTAGREFRVYVPLGVDRFRLHRAVEGQLWGHARLRPGSDPNDETLTADVRLVDDEGRLVAESYGLHLKRAERSALLRAGQSRDTGMFHEVAWRPEPLPTPTADTPGRWLVYADRPGVGTALAERLRSRGQQVVLAQPGPSPAPLDDGTWQLDPTDPARLTALLGTVTADRTVPFRGAVLLCGAATGGDEPQLSDLTADQASTLRTALHLLRGLATIEGGGAPPKLHLVTRGACATTVGSPVTVAQTPLWGLGNVVELEHPELWGGQVDLDPAATDADAATALLGELLAPSTGDRVAVRGPERLVARLVPQQVTPAPEAAAVHADATYLVTGGLGALGLTVARWLVARGARHLVLVGRREPTGEVVTALDVLRESGAEVTVASADVARPDDVARLVAAVPADRPLRGVVHAAGVLADGVLLQQPWEEFVRVLVPKVDGGWNLHRATRDLPLDFFVLFSSAASLLGTTGQANYAAANAFLDGLAHHRRSQGLPATSVNWGPWTEAGMAARAGQAAGRWAAQGIGGITPEQGIEALDEILRADPVQVGVLPVTWSTYLRRFTPDGTPALLRELARTSRGPEPRTAASRPADRLPERLAAAPPQDRLDLLRGHVRDQVVAVLGLPATYHLEPRQKFFEIGLDSLMAIELKNTLQGQLGRTLPSTVVFEYPTVEALTEYLARDVLALELDVTEEPAPEPSARSSETVERLKDLSEDALEDLLAKKLASLAERRRK; from the coding sequence ATGAGCGAGCTACAGGAGAGGCTGGCCAACCTGCCGCCCAAGCGCCTCGCGCTGCTCGTCCTCGACCTGCAGAAGCGCCTCGACGCCCAGAAGCGGTCCGCGCCCGAGCCGATCGCCGTGGTCGGTGTGGGGTGCCGGTTCCCCGGTGGGGTTGACTCGCCGGCGGCGTACTGGGACGTGTTGACGCAGGGCGTGGATACGGTCGGTGAGGTGCCGGCGGACCGGTGGGACGTGGACGCGTTCTTCGACGCCGACCCGGACGCCCCCGGGAAGATGTACACGCGTGCCGGTCACTTCCTGGCCGGTGTCGACGGGTTCGACGCCGGGTTCTTCGGGGTGTCGCCGCGTGAGGCGGTGAGTCTGGATCCGCAGCAGCGGTTGCTGCTGGAAGTCGCCTGGGCGGCCCTGGAGGACGCCGGGCAGGTGCCGGCCCGGTTGGCGGGCAGCCGTACCGGGGTGTTCGTCGGCATCGGCACCGACGACTACTCGCTGCTGCTGCGCTCCGCCGATCCGGCCGGCATGGACGCGTACACCGGCACCGGTAACGCCTTCAGCGTCGCCGCGGGGCGGCTGTCGTACCTGCTGGGGTTGCAGGGACCGAGCATGGCCGTGGACACGGCGTGCTCGTCGTCGCTGGTGGCGGTGCACCTGGCGTGTCGGAGCCTGCGGTCCGGCGAGTCGGATCTCGCGCTCGCCGCCGGGGTCCACCTGGTCCTGACCCCCGAGGGCACCATCTACCTCTCCCGGACGAAGGCGCTGTCGCCGGACGGCCGGTGCAAGACGTTCGACGCCTCGGCCGACGGTTACGGCCGGGGTGAGGGTTGCGGTGTGGTGGTGTTGAAGCGGTTGTCGGACGCCCAGCGGGATGGGGACCGGGTTCTCGCGGTGATCCGTGGGTCGGCGGTGAACCACGACGGTCCGAGCAGTGGTCTGACGGTGCCGAACGGGTTGGCGCAGCAGGAGTTGATCCGGGCGGCGCTCGCCGATGCCGGAGTCGCGCCGGGTGACGTCGACTACGTCGAGGCACACGGCACCGGCACCTCGCTCGGCGACCCGATCGAGGTCGACGCGTTGGCTGCCGCCCTCGGCAGGGACCGGCCAGCGGATGGTCCGCTGCTGGTGGGTTCGGTCAAGACGAACATCGGGCACCTGGAGGCCGCCGCCGGGATCGCCGGCCTGATCAAGGTGGTGCTGGCGTTGCGGCACGAACAGGTGCCGTCGCACCTGCACCTCCGTACGCCGAACCCGCACATCCCCTGGGACCGGATCCCGATCGAGGTCGCCACCGGCACCCGGACGTGGCCGAGAGGCGGGAAGCCCCGGGTCGCGGGCGTGAGTTCGTTCGGGATGAGCGGGACCAACGCCCATCTCGTCGTGGCCGAGGCACCCGCCGTGCCGGAGACCACCGAAGCACGGACCCCGAACCGTTCGGCGTACGTGCTGCCGTTGTCGGCGCGCGACGACGCCGCGCTGCGGGTGGTGGCGCAGCGGTACGCCGACCTGTTGGACGGTGCCGACGCTCCCGATCTCGCCTCGGTGTGCGCGGCGGCTGCGGTGACGCGCAGTCACTTCCCGCACCGTCTGGCGGTGGTGGCCCCGGACTCGACGACGGCGGTGTCCCGGCTGCGGGGTTGGCTGGCCGGTGCCGAGGACCGGTCGGTGGTGCACGGTGTGGTGCCGGTGGGTCGCCGCCCCCGGGTGGGCTGGTTGTTCACCGGTCAGGGCGCGCAGTTTGTCGGGATGGCGCGTGCCCTGTACGACTCCGAGCCGGTGTTCCGCGCCGAGCTGGACCGGTGCGCGGAGCTGCTGGCGGCTGACCTCGAACGGCCGTTGCTGGACGTCCTCTTCCCGGCCGACGGCACCGACGTGCTCGATCGGACGGGGTTCACGCAGCCGGTGTTGTTCGCCCTGGAGTGGGCGCTCGCCCGCCTGTGGCGGCACTGGGGTGTCGAGCCGGACGTGGTCCTGGGTCACAGCGTCGGCGAGCTGGTGGCCGCGTGTGTGGCCGGCGTGCTGACGCTGGAGGACGGGCTGCGGTTGGTGGCGGCTCGGGGCCGGTTGATGCAGGCGTTGCCGGCGGGTGGGTCGATGGCGGCGGTGCCGTTGCCGGAGAACGAGGTCCGTCCGCTGCTGGACGGTACCGGTCTGGTCGTGGCGGCGGTGAACGGTCCGGTGGAGACGGTGATCGCCGGCCCCGCCGACGTGCTGGACGCGGTCCGGGCGAAGTTCACGGCCGACGGGGTGAAGACCACGGCGTTGCATGTCTCGCACGCGTTCCACTCACCGCTGATGGCGCCGATGATCCCGGCGTTCCGGGCGACGGTCCAGGGGATCAGCCCCCAGGGTCCGCGGTGCACGGTCGTGTCGAACGTGACCGGCGAGGTGGCCGACACCGGGTACGGCTCGGCGGACTACTGGATCGAGCACGTGTCGGCTCCGGTGCGGTTCGCCGACGGGATGCGGGCGGTCCTCGCACAGGGTTGTGACGTCGTGCAGGAGGTCGGTCCGCATCCGGTGTTGTTGGCGGCGGGTCGGCAGTGTGTGGACGACGACGGGTCGGTGCGGTGGTTGCCGTCGTTGCGGCGCGGCCGGGACGACCGGCAGCAACTGCTGACCGCCGTCGCGGGCCTGTACGCGCAGGGCGTCGACCTGGACTGGAAAGCGATCACCGATGGCATCCCCACCCGGACGGTGGAGCTGCCCCTGTATCCCTTCCAACGCCAGCGCTACTGGTCGCCGGCTGCTTCCCGTCGGCCCCGGAACCTGCCCGTCGGGGACGGCGGCCACCCGCTGCTCGGGCGGAACCTCTCGTCGCCCGCGCTCACCGGCACGGTCTACGAGACGGTGCTCAACCCGCTGTCCCACCCGCTGCTCACCGAGCACCGGATCTACGACCAGATCGTGGTGCCCGGTGCCCACCACCTGGTGATGCTGGCCGCCGCCGTCGAAGGCCGGAACGCCGCCCCGGCCCTGACCGACGTCGTCTTCCCGCAGCCGATGCTGCTCGGCGCGGAGGAGGACCGGATCGTCCAGGTCGTCCTCGCCCCTTCCGCCGAGCAGGACGGGCCGATCCAGTTGGTCAGTCGGAGCGCCGACGAGCAGACCTGGACGACCCATGCCACCGGCACCCTGGGCGAGGCGCCGCCGGCCGACGACGAAGCGCACGAGACGCCGACGGCGATCCGGGAGCGGTGCGCACCCGACCCGGACTACGTCGACTGGTTCTACGACACCGGCTGGCGGGACGGCCTCGAACTGGAGTCGGGTTTCCGGTGGCAGAGCCGGATCTGGCGACGCGACGGCGAGGCCCTGTGCCAGATGCGCGCCGTGTGGGACACCGACCGCCACGAGCGGTACGCCCTCCACCCGGGCCTGGTCGACGCCAGCTTCCAGATCGTCGGCGCGACCCTGCCGACCGCCGGCCGCGAGTTCCGCGTGTACGTGCCGCTCGGCGTGGACCGGTTCCGGCTGCACCGCGCCGTCGAGGGGCAGCTCTGGGGCCACGCCCGACTGCGACCCGGCAGCGACCCGAACGACGAGACGCTCACCGCTGACGTCCGGCTGGTCGACGACGAGGGTCGCCTCGTCGCCGAGTCGTACGGCCTGCACCTGAAGCGGGCCGAACGGTCGGCGCTGCTGCGCGCCGGTCAGTCCCGCGACACCGGGATGTTCCACGAGGTGGCCTGGCGGCCCGAGCCGTTGCCGACCCCCACAGCGGACACCCCTGGGCGCTGGCTGGTCTACGCCGACCGGCCCGGTGTCGGTACGGCGCTGGCGGAGCGACTCCGCAGCCGTGGGCAGCAGGTCGTCCTCGCCCAGCCGGGTCCGTCCCCGGCGCCCCTGGACGACGGGACCTGGCAGCTCGACCCGACCGACCCGGCCCGGCTCACGGCGCTGCTCGGCACGGTCACCGCCGATCGGACCGTCCCGTTCCGGGGCGCGGTGCTGCTGTGCGGGGCCGCTACGGGCGGGGACGAGCCGCAGCTGTCCGACCTCACCGCCGACCAGGCGTCGACGCTGCGTACCGCGCTGCACCTCCTGCGAGGGCTGGCGACCATCGAGGGTGGGGGTGCGCCGCCGAAGCTCCACCTGGTCACCCGGGGCGCGTGTGCGACCACCGTCGGCTCGCCCGTGACGGTGGCGCAGACACCGCTCTGGGGTCTGGGCAACGTCGTCGAACTGGAACACCCCGAACTGTGGGGCGGACAGGTCGACCTGGACCCCGCCGCCACCGACGCGGACGCGGCAACCGCCCTGCTCGGCGAACTTCTCGCCCCGTCGACCGGGGACCGGGTCGCCGTACGGGGGCCGGAGCGGCTGGTCGCCCGACTCGTACCGCAGCAGGTCACGCCCGCGCCGGAGGCGGCGGCCGTCCACGCCGACGCGACGTACCTGGTGACGGGTGGTCTCGGCGCGCTCGGCCTGACCGTCGCGCGGTGGCTGGTGGCACGTGGCGCCCGGCACCTGGTCCTCGTCGGCCGACGCGAGCCCACCGGCGAGGTCGTGACCGCGCTCGACGTGCTGCGGGAGTCGGGCGCCGAGGTCACCGTCGCCTCGGCGGACGTCGCCCGACCGGACGACGTGGCGCGACTCGTCGCGGCGGTCCCGGCCGACCGGCCGCTGCGCGGCGTGGTGCACGCGGCCGGTGTCCTGGCCGACGGCGTGCTGCTCCAGCAGCCCTGGGAGGAGTTCGTCCGGGTGCTGGTGCCCAAGGTCGACGGTGGGTGGAACCTGCACCGGGCGACCCGGGACCTGCCGCTCGACTTCTTCGTGCTGTTCTCGTCGGCGGCGTCCCTGCTCGGCACCACCGGTCAGGCCAACTACGCGGCAGCCAACGCCTTCCTCGACGGGCTGGCCCACCACCGCCGGTCACAGGGCCTACCGGCGACCAGCGTCAACTGGGGACCGTGGACCGAGGCCGGCATGGCGGCCCGCGCCGGCCAGGCGGCGGGACGGTGGGCCGCCCAGGGCATCGGCGGGATCACCCCCGAGCAGGGCATCGAGGCGCTGGATGAGATCCTGCGCGCCGACCCGGTCCAGGTGGGTGTCCTGCCGGTGACCTGGTCGACGTACCTGCGTCGGTTCACGCCCGACGGCACACCGGCACTGCTGCGGGAACTGGCCCGCACGTCACGCGGCCCCGAGCCTCGTACGGCCGCGTCGCGGCCGGCGGACCGGCTGCCCGAACGGCTCGCCGCGGCCCCGCCGCAGGACCGCCTCGACCTGCTGCGCGGGCACGTACGTGACCAGGTGGTGGCGGTGCTCGGCCTGCCGGCGACGTACCACCTGGAACCCCGGCAGAAGTTCTTCGAGATCGGCCTCGACTCGTTGATGGCGATCGAACTGAAGAACACGTTGCAGGGTCAGCTCGGGCGGACGCTGCCCTCGACGGTCGTCTTCGAGTACCCGACCGTCGAGGCCCTCACCGAATACCTGGCCCGCGACGTCCTCGCCCTGGAACTGGACGTGACGGAGGAACCGGCGCCGGAGCCGTCCGCCCGGTCCTCGGAGACCGTCGAGCGTCTCAAGGACCTCTCCGAGGACGCCCTGGAAGACCTGTTGGCGAAGAAGCTCGCATCTCTTGCGGAGCGGAGAAGGAAATGA